A region from the Tigriopus californicus strain San Diego chromosome 9, Tcal_SD_v2.1, whole genome shotgun sequence genome encodes:
- the LOC131886615 gene encoding uncharacterized protein LOC131886615, whose amino-acid sequence MTKIYESTASLASIYQARKSGDSTVNVLKQQFQTQIERKKQAVPMKPTPPPNPMPSVVASITPMAGAVPSERDGVRKLTREKSFDEARTAVQSQIEKMFQTVVAKKEGQNTPHHGGAPPVGPERRYTMHGVSHLAPDEVPVMSHLPIHGMSLQTLLEKKREKTTFIDPIEEVSKENSQTSTLQSNSGRDSQTMLPFRIHDSNGSTISRHYSIDNLALHEETYARQKYTSMMNLSNAMAGPGASLKNSVSSRHVQGDTPGDGTEQMLEFYDDVSTPPRRVLPPVNPRDASLLHLGRISPEEQLDKFLQSVEEVNAENEKILNGEESQMLIQEQKSKVKKHVPPLTAANRSRNLRQDSSIVNRWHSMESVNPPGRGTRSNSPKKAAISQASILSKKKVEKAPNSPSKMTKKRAPAQPLQSTNKIGFREINGPKSFASMSQLDSLKSDSMVSEAPSFLKMKKPLAPASFSTGKYSENTSSNKSTMQGDLNNKRNSKPRAPRVPPASNRPLGPRAKSEEALNVSPRSIDGLHTHNKMKLGRASRPSKVIYLGSIPLSSQASDLSSLQIPLKSLYFNYIEQITKGVDPLNSSLEITDTGLKINYIRERQKGVQEIFNPFPTIAVWAAVRFVYKRKPDSNGQNNFQFAFLPLISDPGDAEKNQLFSPLPNQDLKHAASTEHPSMFACIMRRNGPQKRLECHGFVCHSKEEAVDIASNLYSSLMETMRQQWEDESSPTEVSVSTPTRPPRKKRRGRKAVSDETSNAESSRSRRTRDISNQKSDIKRSQSEKFLNESHAGRMQRSASERRSDTDTLTRKKGDIYTKVAMPRSKSFMNVSGQYNLQELFKELRDKEGIESIDDILRHVISRDGMSFNKISPMYRELLMKLAMSMSGDEMFIRSKNIIMADKLKKNRHSGKEDSPLSRIFHVFGLGKRGRPSLSQQSKLNKADIGQPIPLNEETKTQLTKQWMKSTPELILAKQAVKKSTPSKIPLKATDKASSYMSCSECDYQSACGTQCDCSMVTTTADELDPPRSAIKKSTLPVVPTASPRKRNQPSSYSSTTSDIIPASNGSSSKELMTKSSSNNNNSSSNSNSSNIISKKKNLRQQQAPPPPPPKASTSSSGSKKPTSIQQQIQQMTPTTVQRMDYSSCSCQSSSFPENRDHKDETTTCYSCFSCTSDEGDYNSSQRSHHGSIDDDGLSDGSDASSTMSEQSAASYLGTMDSPQTAWQRRNLEILQKKAPKPDPIDSDGEGCSSSEESDGPDGSSPTNPSIRSIIQKVQMATEGHAGHSSLTSSKSRSIGKGAEHVDGFFRNLNMNPEEQNKELGNDFPANNGTKSFREVNNAKSGSRLSLDSLSSSSSSSSSSTESSSSSELSVDSMVNGRKGPRPAYSEANMQNSLGYLP is encoded by the exons ATGACTAAGATTTACGAGTCCACGGCTTCTTTAGCCAGTATCTACCAAGCTAGGAAGTCGGGAGATTCCACGGTGAATGTTCTCAAGCAACAATTCCAAACCCAAATCGAGAGGAAAAAGCAAGCTGTGCCAATGAAACCCACACCCCCACCGAATCCCATGCCGAGCGTGGTGGCGTCGATCACGCCCATGGCTGGGGCGGTGCCCAGCGAGCGCGATGGTGTCCGCAAACTGACCCGTGAAAAGAGCTTCGATGAAGCACGAACTGCggttcaaagtcaaattgagaAGATGTTTCAAACGGTGGTGGCCAAGAAGGAAGGCCAGAACACGCCTCATCACGGAGGAGCTCCGCCCGTTGGCCCGGAAAGGCGCTACACGATGCATGGAGTTAGTCATTTGGCCCCGGATGAGGTGCCCGTGATGTCACATTTGCCGATTCACGGCATGTCTCTCCAG aCCTTATTGGAGAAGAAGCGCGAGAAGACTACATTCATCGATCCCATTGAAGAGGTATCCAAAGAGAACTCTCAAACATCCACTCTCCAATCCAACTCGGGGCGCGACTCTCAGACCATGTTACCCTTTCGGATCCATGATAGCAATGGTAGCACTATCTCGAGACATTACAGTATTGACAATCTCGCCTTGCACGAAGAAACATATGCCAGACAAAAATATACGTCTATGATGAACTTGTCCAATGCCATGGCAGGTCCCGGAGCCTCCTTGAAAAACTCAGTGTCATCCAGACATGTTCAAGGAGATACTCCAGGTGATGGCACTGAGCAGATGTTGGAATTTTATGATGATGTTTCCACTCCTCCACGTCGCGTTTTACCTCCGGTCAATCCGAGGGACGCCAGTCTCTTGCATTTGGGTCGTATCTCACCCGAAGAGCagttggacaagttcttgcAATCGGTGGAGGAGGTCAATGCAGAGAACGAAAAGATTCTTAACGGTGAGGAAAGTCAGATGCTGATTCAAGAGCAGAAATCCAAAGTCAAGAAGCATGTACCACCACTTACCGCCGCCAATCGAAGCAGGAATCTTAGACAAGACTCTTCCATTGTCAATCGGTGGCATTCCATGGAAAGTGTGAACCCTCCAGGGAGGGGTACGAGATCGAATAGTCCCAAGAAAGCGGCCATTTCTCAAGCGtccattttgagcaaaaagaaagTCGAAAAGGCGCCTAATTCGCCATCAAAGATGACCAAGAAGCGAGCTCCTGCTCAACCCCTGCAGTCTACGAACAAGATTGGATTTCGAGAAATCAATGGCCCTAAGTCGTTTGCAAGCATGAGTCAGTTGGACAGTTTGAAAAGCGACTCCATGGTTTCGGAAGCACCTTCAttcttgaagatgaagaaaccCTTAGCACCCGCCAGTTTCAGCACTGGGAAATACTCTGAAAACACAAGCTCAAACAAATCCACCATGCAAGGGGACTTAAATAACAAACGGAACTCAAAGCCAAGAGCACCGAGAGTCCCACCAGCATCGAATCGGCCATTAGGCCCTCGAGCCAAATCTGAAGAAGCTTTAAATGTTTCGCCCCGATCGATTGATGGATTGCACACTcacaacaaaatgaaactcGGGCGAGCATCTAGGCCCTCGAAAGTCATATATTTGGGTAGCATCCCATTGTCCAGTCAGGCGTCGGATTTGAGCTCGCTTCAGATCCCTCTAAAGAGCTtatatttcaattacattgaGCAAATCACCAAGGGTGTGGATCCTTTGAACAGTTCTTTGGAAATAACCGACACTGGTCTGAAGATCAATTACATCCGTGAGAGACAGAAGGGCGTCCAAGAGATATTTAATCCGTTTCCGACAATCGCTGTTTGGGCTGCTGTTCGCTTTGtttacaaaagaaaaccaGATTCCAATgggcaaaacaattttcaattcgcTTTTTTGCCCTTGATCAGTGATCCAGGTGACGCGGAGAAGAACCAACTTTTTAGCCCCTTGCCCAACCAAGATTTGAAGCACGCCGCTTCCACCGAGCACCCCTCCATGTTTGCCTGTATCATGCGAAGGAATGGACCTCAAAAGCGATTGGAGTGCCATGGATTCGTTTGCCATTCCAAGGAAGAGGCAGTGGATATAGCCTCAAATCTCTATTCGTCACTTATGGAGACCATGAGGCAGCAATGGGAAGACGAATCTTCACCCACTGAAGTCTCAGTGAGTACCCCAACGAGACCGCCAAGAAAAAAACGGAGAGGTCGTAAGGCAGTCAGCGATGAAACCTCCAATGCGGAATCCAGTCGCAGTCGGAGAACGAGGGACATTTCCAATCAGAAATCCGATATCAAACGGAGTCAGTCAGAGAAGTTCTTGAACGAGAGTCACGCAGGTCGCATGCAGAGGAGTGCCTCTGAGCGACGCTCGGATACCGACACTTTAACCCGAAAGAAAGGCGACATCTACACCAAGGTGGCCATGCCCAGGAGTAAGAGCTTCATGAACGTCTCCGGCCAATACAATCTTCAAGAGCTCTTCAAGGAGCTTCGGGATAAAGAAGGGATCGAGAGCATAGACGATATCCTCCGGCACGTGATCAGCCGCGATGGTATGTCTTTTAACAAGATCTCACCCATGTACAGGGAGCTTCTCATGAAGTTGGCCATGAGCATGTCTGGCGATGAGATGTTTATCCGATCAAAGAACATCATCATGGCGGACAAGCTAAAAAAGAATCGACATTCTGGCAAGGAAGACTCGCCATTATCTCGCATCTTCCACGTGTTCGGCCTTGGCAAACGTGGTAGACCCTCTTTGAGTCaacaaagcaaattgaacaaggcCGATATTGGCCAACCTATTCCTCTCAACGAGGAGACAAAAACCCAGCTGACAAAGCAATGGATGAAATCCACCCCTGAGCTGATTCTGGCCAAGCAAGCTGTCAAGAAATCGACTCCTTCCAAGATCCCGCTCAAAGCCACCGACAAGGCCAGCAGCTACATGTCCTGCAGTGAATGTGATTATCAGAGTGCATGTGGAACCCAATGTGATTGTTCTATGGTGACCACGACAGCGGATGAATTGGATCCCCCAAG GTCAGCCATAAAAAAGTCGACTTTGCCAGTGGTGCCAACTGCTTCACCTCGGAAGAGGAATCAACCCTCTTCCTACTCTTCAACAACATCTGACATAATACCTGCAAGCAACGGGAGCTCCTCAAAAGAACtgatgaccaagagcagcagcaataacaacaacagcagcagcaacagcaacagcagcaacatcatcagtaaaaagaaaaacctAAGGCAACAACAAgcgcctcctcctccaccaccgaAGGCATCCACATCATCATCAGGTAGTAAGAAGCCCACTTCCATCCAGCAACAAATCCAACAGATGACTCCAACCACGGTTCAGCGCATGGATTACTCCTCGTGCAGTTGTCAAAGTAGTAGTTTCCCGGAAAATCGCGATCACAAAGACGAGACGACGACCTGTTATTCATGCTTTTCATGCACTAGCGACGAGGGGGATTACAATAGCAGCCAGCGTTCTCATCACGGGAGCATTGACGATGATGGACTAAGTGATGGGTCCGATGCCAGCTCCACGATGTCGGAGCAATCCGCCGCCTCCTATTTAGGAACAATGGACTCGCCACAAACGGCTTGGCAGCGAAGAAATCTTGAGATCCTCCAAAAGAAGGCACCCAAACCAGACCCCATCGACTCGGATGGGGAAGGCTGCTCCTCATCCGAAGAGAGTGATGGGCCCGATGGCTCATCGCCGACCAACCCCTCGATCCGAAGCATCATTCAGAAGGTGCAAATGGCAACAGAGGGACATGCCGGTCATTCGTCCTTGACTTCGTCCAAATCTAGGAGTATTGGCAAGGGAGCGGAACACGTGGACGGGTTCTTCCGCAATCTCAATATGAACCCGGAGGAACAGAATAAAGAGTTGGGCAACGATTTCCCGGCAAATAATGGCACAAAGAGCTTCCGAGAGGTGAACAATGCTAAATCTGGATCAAGATTGTCATTGGACTCGttgtcctcctcgtcgtcgtcctcgtcttcttcgaCTGAGTCGTCATCGTCGAGTGAGCTAAGTGTGGATTCCATGGTGAATGGACGGAAGGGTCCCAGACCCGCGTATTCGGAGGCTAATATGCAAAATTCTTTGGGCTATTTGCCTTGA